The following are from one region of the Bactrocera oleae isolate idBacOlea1 chromosome 6, idBacOlea1, whole genome shotgun sequence genome:
- the LOC138857906 gene encoding uncharacterized protein — protein sequence MTAVSSFVATSDYASLIGVDLLSITYIKKANGFKPFVLNTAIHFCDYMLKKSNPIANLVYSLFKPFSNINHSCPYVGEQIVKNFYSKNELVIQTFLVGDYLLLLSWILNKKKTVTTNVYFTWNG from the exons ATGACTGCTGTATCCAGTTTCGTTGCGACCAGCGACTATGCTTCACTGATTGGGGTGGATTTG TTGAGTATTACATACATAAAGAAAGCCAATGGCTTTAAACCGTTTGTGCTGAATACGGCCATACATTTTTGTGATTATATGCTCAAGAAAAGTAATCCCATTGCCAATTTGGTGTATTCACTTTTTAAACCCTTCTCTAATATAAATCATAGCTGTCCATATGTG GGTGAACAAATCGTGAAGAACTTTTATTCGAAGAATGAGCTAGTTATACAGACATTTCTTGTGGGAGATTATCTTCTGCTGTTGTCATGGATACTAAATAAAAAGAAGACCGTTACTACCAATGTGTACTTCACTTGGAATGGTTGA
- the aln gene encoding divergent protein kinase domain 1A, with protein MIYPFMRITRALRNCYRCLLFLLLLVPITIGVFGLFCTTYLEHDVIPNVCQSYSQNQTSGALCKEICNKASAFSNYNCINGLPFAFTAERNGNVYDFQLAMEKRDGLTWRDKNGDDVYPKSADLYHMIKMHLLVNYNVTLENNALKHLINHEIDESQPTQIKDFWYLFNDNDYVMAKLFEDEAIFPTILGNCGSMYVAEHLRIPFEARTGGPHKYLNFKTLYEYVLRLDMIKPDPVKICKISMDHFGLTVDNRVKALHARYMQLESQLHKKLTNGKPCWYDADCHWHDCRGSCKKEMCIDAPKQNNVHRLCEYVKLFPDQFYYFLVQHEMRQLYEDKCKRKYTVNYW; from the exons ATGATCTACCCATTCATGCGAATAACACGTGCACTACGCAATTGTTATCGTTGCcttttatttttgcttcttCTCGTGCCCATTACGATCGGTGTGTTCGGTCTATTTTGCACGACTTATTTGGAACATGATGTAATACCCAACGTA TGCCAGTCTTACAGTCAAAACCAAACCAGCGGCGCATTGTGCAAAGAAATCTGCAACAAAGCGTCGGCCTTTAGCAATTACAACTGCATTAACGGGCTGCCATTCGCATTTACCGCCGAAAGAAATGGAAATGTTTACGATTTCCAA TTGGCAATGGAAAAGCGTGACGGACTGACATGGCGCGATAAGAACGGCGACGATGTTTATCCAAAATCTGCGGACTTGTATCACATGATCAAAATGCATCTATTGGTTAATTATAATGTGACGCTGGAAAATAATGCG CTAAAACACTTAATTAACCATGAAATCGATGAAAGTCAACCGACTCAAATAAAAGATTTCTGGTACCTTTTCAATGACAATGACTATGTGATGGCTAAGCTATTTGAAGATGAAGCTATATTCCCAACCATACTGGGCAATTGCGGTAGCATGTATGTAGCGGAACATTTACGTATTCCATTTGAGGCAAGAAC TGGTGGCCCACATAAATATCTGAACTTCAAAACCCTATACGAATATGTATTGCGGTTGGATATGATCAAACCGGATCCGGTGAAAATCTGCAAAATTAGCATGGATCATTTTGGCTTAACGGTAGACAATAG AGTCAAAGctctgcacgcgcgctacatgCAACTGGAGAGTCAACTGCATAAGAAGCTGACGAACGGTAAACCTTGTTGGTACGACGCCGATTGTCATTGGCACGACTGTCGTGGTAGCTGCAAGAAAGAAATGTGCATCGACGCGCCAAAGCAGAATAATGTACATCGGTTGTGTGAATATGTGAAACTCTTTCCAGATCAATTTTATTACTTTCTCGTACAGCACGAGATGCGGCAACTCTATGAGGATAAATGCAAGCGAAAGTACACAGTCAATTATTGGTAG
- the Aps gene encoding diphosphoinositol polyphosphate phosphohydrolase 2, whose protein sequence is MVKEKPNSTRIYDKDGFRRRAACICVRSDAEAEVLLVTSSRRPELWIVPGGGVEPEEEPSVTAVREVLEEAGVVGKLGRCLGVFENREHMHRTEVFVMTVTNELEEWEDSRSIGRKRQWFSIDDALTQLALHKPTQRHYLMQLRHSKSNTTASNTPPASPTAT, encoded by the exons aTGGTCAAGGAAAAGCCAAATTCTACACGAATTTATGACAAGGATGGCTTTCGTCGTCGTGCCGCTTGCATTTGTGTGCGCTCCGATGCCGAGGCAGag GTGCTGTTGGTGACTTCGTCACGCCGCCCGGAATTGTGGATTGTGCCCGGCGGCGGTGTTGAACCCGAAGAGGAGCCTTCGGTAACGGCTGTGCGTGAAGTGCTCGAAGAAGCCGGCGTTGTGGGCAAGCTTGGGCGCTGTTTGGGTGTTTTCGAA AATCGCGAGCATATGCATCGTACCGAAGTGTTTGTTATGACTGTCACCAATGAATTGGAGGAGTGGGAAGATTCGCGTAGCATTGGCCGTAAACGCCAATGGTTTTCTATCGATGACGCGTTGACACAGCTGGCGCTGCATAAACCGACACAACGGCACTATTTAATGCAGCTAAGGCATTCAAAAAGTAATACGACCGCTTCGAATACACCACCAGCATCGCCTACAGCAACATAA